The following coding sequences lie in one Xylocopa sonorina isolate GNS202 chromosome 7, iyXylSono1_principal, whole genome shotgun sequence genomic window:
- the LOC143425667 gene encoding upstream stimulatory factor 1, with amino-acid sequence MEVLNNFDPIDESVDENTLSNDNVGVVLEEAEIIDCDTEIETVAEEDNVQYQLCEVNRNDNAVAYRVVQVGDNHTNNTELSIAAPINNTVQVLTSPINGPFYVLSNGSDVIATESARTVTPRVKLQIENPQNILTNIKKRDERRRVTHNEVERRRRDKINNWISKLGKLLPECEQSTSSEGDVKTNFELQSKGGILARACQYITELRDVQENLSQSLDENAQLIEEAKTLRQVVNQLRKENSELKAQLSKNATYILGT; translated from the exons ATGgaagttttaaataattttgatCCCATCGACGAGAG cgTGGATGAGAATACACTTAGCAATGACAATGTTGGCGTAGTTCTAGAAGAAGCTGAAATAATAGATTGTGATACAGAAATAGAAACGGTCGCAGAAGAAGACAATGTACAGTATCAATTATGCGAAGTGAACAGAAATGACAATGCAGTAGCGTATCGTGTGGTACAAGTTGGTGATAATCACACGAATAATACAGAATTATCAATAGCTGCACCTATAAATAACACTGTTCAAGTTTTAACGTCACCAATAAATGGCCCGTTTTATGTACTTAGCAATGGCAGCGATGTGATTGCCACAGAGTCTGCGAGAACAGTTACGCCGCGTGTTAAACTTCAGATAGAGAATCCTCAGAATATTCTTACTAATATTAAAAAA AGGGATGAAAGAAGAAGGGTAACGCACAATGAAGTTGAAAGACGCAGAAGGGACAAAATTAATAATTGGATTTCAAAGTTAGGAAAACTTTTACCGGAATGTGAGCAAAGTACTTCCAGTGAGGGAGATGTAAAGACCAATTTTGAATTACAA AGTAAGGGAGGAATTTTAGCACGGGCATGTCAATATATTACAGAATTACGGGATGTACAAGAAAATTTGTCACAAAGCTTAGATGAGAATGCTCAATTAATAGAGGAGGCTAAAACCTTAAGGCAAGTAGTAAATCAGTTAAGAAAAGAGAACTCTGAATTGAAAGCTCAGCTCTCAAAAAATGCAACTTATATACTTGGTACTTAA